In a single window of the Terriglobus roseus genome:
- the lepB gene encoding signal peptidase I — protein sequence MAAPRPATSLGWLRDVLASVAVSVFIILFLYQPVRVEGTSMVPMLQDQDRLFINKLAYRMGDVRHSDVVVFHYPRDITKSYIKRVIALPGDRLRIDHGRVYVNDVKLSEPYVPARYADERSQPEMLVPAGEYFVMGDHRSISSDSRDFGTVDRGLIYGKASFVYWPFDQAGAVH from the coding sequence GTGGCCGCACCGCGACCGGCTACCTCCCTGGGATGGCTGCGCGATGTGCTTGCTTCTGTGGCGGTCTCCGTCTTCATCATCCTGTTTCTTTACCAGCCGGTCCGCGTGGAAGGCACCAGCATGGTGCCGATGCTGCAGGATCAGGACCGCCTTTTCATCAACAAACTTGCTTACCGCATGGGCGATGTCCGCCACAGCGACGTGGTCGTCTTTCACTATCCGCGCGACATCACGAAGAGCTACATCAAGCGCGTGATCGCGCTACCGGGAGACCGCCTGCGCATCGATCACGGCCGCGTTTATGTGAACGACGTCAAGCTGTCCGAGCCGTATGTGCCGGCGCGCTATGCGGACGAACGTTCGCAACCGGAGATGCTTGTCCCCGCCGGCGAGTACTTCGTGATGGGCGACCATCGCTCTATCTCCAGTGATAGCCGTGACTTCGGGACGGTGGACCGCGGACTGATCTACGGTAAGGCGAGCTTCGTCTACTGGCCCTTCGATCAGGCCGGCGCGGTCCACTAA
- a CDS encoding DUF2164 domain-containing protein: MPIELPDHLRKEAIASIQRYFDRNLPEPIGDLPAGMLLDFFLEDIAPAVYNKAVTDAQTRMQGRIAEVDGELYEDPFQYWHRLEKKRTTRR; this comes from the coding sequence ATGCCGATCGAGCTCCCAGACCATCTCCGCAAGGAGGCCATCGCCTCCATTCAGCGCTACTTCGACCGCAACCTGCCGGAGCCCATCGGCGACCTGCCCGCAGGCATGCTCCTCGACTTCTTCCTCGAAGACATCGCACCCGCCGTCTACAACAAAGCCGTCACCGACGCGCAAACACGCATGCAGGGCCGCATCGCCGAAGTCGACGGCGAGCTATACGAAGACCCCTTCCAATACTGGCACCGCCTCGAAAAAAAGCGCACTACCCGTCGCTAA
- a CDS encoding BlaI/MecI/CopY family transcriptional regulator — protein MPPRRSNTLTEAELRLMRLLWTCGECSVQDLVSAMPEESRLAYTSVLTTIRILETKGYVEHRQEGRAFLYTACVAEQDAQQHEVRHVMHRFFGNSRERLMLALLGEGDVSSDELARLKRAIAEAEAAQKSGANEAAK, from the coding sequence ATGCCGCCGCGCCGCTCCAATACGTTGACCGAAGCCGAACTCCGGCTCATGCGCCTGCTCTGGACCTGCGGCGAGTGCTCCGTGCAGGACCTCGTCTCGGCCATGCCTGAGGAGTCGCGCCTCGCCTATACATCGGTCCTGACGACCATCCGCATCCTCGAAACCAAGGGCTACGTCGAGCACCGGCAGGAGGGCCGCGCCTTCCTGTATACCGCCTGTGTCGCGGAGCAGGATGCGCAGCAGCACGAGGTGCGCCATGTGATGCACCGCTTCTTCGGCAACAGCCGCGAGCGCCTGATGCTTGCACTGCTCGGCGAGGGGGACGTCAGCTCCGACGAGTTGGCGCGACTCAAGCGGGCCATCGCCGAGGCAGAGGCCGCTCAGAAGTCCGGCGCGAACGAGGCAGCGAAATGA
- a CDS encoding ABC transporter permease, with translation MTGFLNQHVYELARLVFEHLWLTGSAMLFATLIAVPTGIWLTRHERWARPVIGFANIVQTVPSLALFGLLLPVPWLGDRAARLAIIALTGYALLPILRNTYTGIRGIDPALIDVSNALGMTPMQRLLKVELPLSASVLLAGLRTATVTCVGVATIAAAIGAGGLGEFIFRGVASVDNRFVLLGAIPAALLALIADALLGLLEHRLAVRRDS, from the coding sequence ATGACCGGCTTCCTGAATCAGCACGTGTATGAGCTTGCCCGGCTCGTCTTTGAGCACTTGTGGCTCACCGGCTCGGCGATGTTGTTTGCGACGCTGATCGCGGTGCCCACCGGCATCTGGCTGACGCGGCATGAGCGCTGGGCGCGGCCTGTCATCGGCTTTGCCAACATCGTGCAGACGGTGCCGAGCCTCGCGCTCTTCGGCCTGCTCCTGCCGGTGCCGTGGCTTGGCGACCGCGCAGCCCGGCTCGCGATCATCGCGCTCACCGGCTACGCACTGCTTCCGATCCTGCGCAATACGTACACAGGCATTCGCGGCATCGATCCCGCATTGATCGATGTGAGCAATGCGCTGGGCATGACCCCGATGCAACGTCTGCTGAAGGTGGAACTGCCTTTGTCGGCGAGTGTGCTGCTGGCTGGTCTGCGCACCGCGACGGTCACATGCGTGGGTGTCGCAACCATCGCTGCGGCGATCGGTGCGGGCGGGTTGGGCGAGTTCATCTTCCGTGGCGTGGCTTCGGTGGACAATCGATTCGTGCTGCTCGGCGCGATCCCCGCGGCGCTGCTCGCGTTGATCGCGGATGCGCTGCTTGGACTCTTGGAACACAGGCTCGCTGTGAGACGAGATTCATGA
- a CDS encoding M56 family metallopeptidase — MTPALVHLSTVLATGCIAGLWQGAALALLASALLRFTPKASPALRHTLLIAIFIVTALLPWLPSLRRVTTSPTGSSPLQAAPWIASAIVMVWIAATAVRAIHLASAWLHLRRVRRNATPIVIAGSDSFPAGGRRALLCVSSEVDSPTILGFFRPVLLLPDWLAPKLSSNDLHQIALHECEHLRRRDDWVNLLLQFGLVLVPLNPALHWLNRSIGIQRELACDAEVVASTAEPLAYAASLTKLAEQRMHRRSLRLALAAWGRKSELTQRVYALLAQRPACTLWHTRAAGATGAVLLLTVSAGLAHAPQLVRFTNAPMSFATTQVPEITTVPAALAATMVKASATGTSTAVPMVPAVFPVKTPSRTRHRAANAHENSLRRISADAVRRAPQSDSAVRFVHTALANNLRQTNSAEPSTDDGVAPVRFVTTDFITPYVAVPVRNGWILIEL; from the coding sequence ATGACCCCTGCCCTCGTACATCTCTCAACCGTTCTCGCGACGGGCTGCATCGCCGGTCTGTGGCAGGGCGCAGCTCTAGCGCTGTTGGCATCTGCCCTGCTGCGCTTTACGCCGAAGGCCTCGCCTGCCCTTCGGCATACCCTTCTCATCGCCATTTTCATCGTGACCGCCTTACTTCCCTGGCTGCCGTCGCTACGACGCGTGACCACATCTCCTACAGGGTCGTCGCCCTTACAAGCGGCCCCGTGGATCGCCTCAGCCATCGTCATGGTTTGGATCGCCGCAACGGCCGTGCGCGCCATTCATCTCGCTTCGGCCTGGCTGCACCTGCGGCGGGTACGCCGCAACGCCACTCCTATCGTGATTGCTGGCAGTGACAGCTTTCCGGCCGGTGGCCGCCGCGCACTCCTCTGCGTCTCGTCGGAGGTTGATAGCCCCACTATCCTCGGCTTCTTCCGGCCCGTGCTGCTGCTGCCGGATTGGCTCGCTCCGAAACTCTCGTCGAACGATCTGCACCAGATCGCCCTGCACGAATGCGAGCACCTGCGCCGTCGCGATGACTGGGTCAACCTGCTGCTGCAGTTCGGGCTTGTCCTGGTGCCGCTCAACCCGGCGCTGCACTGGCTCAACCGGAGCATCGGCATCCAGCGCGAACTCGCCTGCGATGCGGAAGTCGTCGCGTCGACAGCCGAACCTCTCGCCTACGCAGCATCACTCACAAAGCTTGCAGAACAGCGCATGCATCGCAGGAGCCTTCGTCTGGCCCTGGCTGCCTGGGGCCGCAAGTCAGAGCTGACCCAGCGCGTGTATGCGCTGCTCGCACAACGTCCGGCCTGCACACTCTGGCATACACGCGCTGCCGGTGCGACCGGTGCCGTACTTCTGTTGACGGTTTCCGCGGGACTTGCGCACGCGCCACAGCTCGTCCGCTTTACGAACGCCCCCATGAGCTTCGCCACCACGCAGGTTCCCGAGATCACCACGGTGCCGGCTGCACTCGCCGCCACCATGGTGAAAGCATCAGCCACTGGCACGTCGACCGCGGTCCCGATGGTGCCCGCTGTATTCCCTGTGAAGACACCATCAAGGACTCGTCATCGCGCTGCGAACGCGCATGAGAACTCGCTACGCAGAATCTCCGCGGACGCGGTGAGACGGGCCCCGCAGAGCGACTCGGCTGTCCGCTTCGTCCACACTGCACTGGCAAACAACCTTCGGCAGACAAATTCGGCAGAGCCTTCAACTGACGATGGCGTCGCGCCCGTCCGGTTCGTCACAACCGACTTCATCACTCCCTACGTCGCCGTCCCCGTACGCAACGGCTGGATCCTCATCGAGCTTTAG
- a CDS encoding trypsin-like peptidase domain-containing protein codes for MRQATNSLVNASTKARRFALPSSLAAVAVLSSAMFFHGTGVHANAISASALDDQSVSSLAALDHDMETLAARVTPAVVNVAVTSRGTDDDDEAQTPQRGIDPSDLPPQLRQFFGNGGGFGRGGAMPQQQQLRHGVGSGVIISPDGYIITNNHVVEGATQIKVTLHDRRVLTGKVVGTDKLTDIAVVKVDAHDLPAISWGDSSKLQPGQTVLAFGSPFGVLQFSVTRGIVSAVNRAAPFSSDARTPGGLIQTDAAVNPGNSGGPLVNAHGELVGINQMIATNSGSFAGASFAIPSATARAISDQIIKTGSVHHGYLGIAMNDVTPQNAQFFNLDQALGAIVSQVTPGSPASNAGLKNGDVITSVNGKPVENGGALQVQVAQLTPGTKISLGILRNGSRQSINVALGEYKKDGEVAGNDSNKSGPSNGGKLGLAMSDLTPDVRQQMNIPSSVNGAAIAQVRPGSPAEDAGLQPGDVIMEVNRKPINSADQLASNIKSVPDGKGVLLLVWSNGGASYRVVSPNQG; via the coding sequence ATGCGCCAAGCTACTAATTCATTAGTTAATGCCAGCACAAAGGCTCGTCGCTTTGCCCTTCCCAGCAGCCTTGCCGCTGTAGCCGTGCTCAGCTCTGCCATGTTTTTTCATGGTACCGGCGTGCACGCCAACGCAATCTCCGCTTCGGCGCTTGACGACCAGAGCGTCTCATCCCTTGCTGCGCTCGACCATGACATGGAGACTCTCGCGGCGCGCGTCACGCCAGCCGTCGTCAACGTTGCGGTCACCAGCCGCGGCACCGATGACGACGATGAGGCCCAGACCCCACAGCGCGGCATCGACCCGTCGGATCTGCCGCCCCAGCTACGTCAGTTCTTCGGCAACGGCGGTGGCTTCGGTCGCGGCGGCGCCATGCCGCAGCAACAGCAACTTCGCCACGGTGTTGGATCGGGCGTCATCATCTCGCCAGATGGGTACATCATCACCAACAACCATGTGGTGGAAGGCGCTACGCAGATCAAGGTAACGCTGCATGACCGTCGTGTACTGACGGGCAAGGTCGTCGGTACCGACAAACTCACCGACATCGCCGTAGTGAAGGTTGACGCACACGATTTGCCGGCCATCTCATGGGGCGACTCCAGCAAGCTGCAGCCCGGCCAGACCGTGCTCGCGTTTGGCAGTCCCTTCGGCGTGCTGCAGTTCAGCGTCACGCGCGGCATCGTCAGCGCGGTCAACCGTGCAGCGCCGTTCTCCAGCGATGCCCGCACGCCCGGTGGCCTCATTCAGACAGACGCGGCCGTCAATCCCGGCAACAGCGGAGGTCCGCTGGTCAACGCTCACGGAGAGCTGGTCGGCATCAATCAGATGATCGCAACCAACAGCGGCAGCTTTGCCGGTGCCAGCTTTGCGATCCCCTCTGCAACAGCCAGGGCGATCTCAGACCAGATCATCAAGACCGGCAGCGTGCACCATGGCTACCTGGGCATCGCCATGAACGACGTGACGCCGCAGAATGCGCAGTTCTTCAATCTTGACCAGGCGCTGGGAGCCATCGTCTCGCAGGTGACACCGGGTTCTCCCGCCAGTAATGCCGGCTTGAAGAATGGCGACGTCATCACCAGCGTGAATGGCAAGCCAGTCGAAAACGGTGGCGCCCTGCAGGTACAGGTGGCGCAACTCACTCCCGGCACGAAGATCAGCCTCGGCATCCTTCGCAATGGATCGCGCCAAAGCATCAACGTGGCTTTGGGTGAGTACAAGAAAGACGGCGAGGTGGCAGGCAATGACAGCAACAAAAGCGGCCCAAGCAATGGCGGCAAGCTTGGCCTGGCCATGAGCGATCTGACGCCGGACGTTCGGCAGCAGATGAACATCCCCTCCAGCGTCAATGGCGCAGCCATTGCTCAGGTGCGTCCCGGCAGTCCGGCTGAAGACGCGGGTTTGCAGCCTGGCGACGTCATCATGGAGGTGAATCGCAAGCCCATTAACTCCGCCGATCAGCTCGCCAGCAACATCAAGAGCGTGCCGGATGGCAAGGGCGTGCTTCTGCTGGTCTGGTCGAATGGTGGCGCCAGCTACCGCGTTGTCTCTCCCAACCAGGGATAG
- a CDS encoding ATP-binding cassette domain-containing protein, giving the protein MTAAAGSVEFTHVSFAPHGVSRPILNDISLKLEAGTTTALLGRSGSGKTTLLRTVNGLVLPTGGGVRVSGEEVVAADLIKLRRGIGYVIQETGLYPHMSIERNVALPLELAGKTPGERTQRAHALLQDVGLEPSQFARRMPWQLSGGQRQRAGVARALATDPSILLLDEPFGALDPLTRAEMQTMLRDLLARLGKTAILVTHDLQEAIFLAHRVIFIDAGNVAADMASHEVLQSELENVREYVRAVNRFEAAG; this is encoded by the coding sequence ATGACAGCCGCTGCGGGCAGCGTTGAGTTCACCCATGTGAGCTTCGCCCCGCACGGTGTGTCGCGGCCCATTCTGAACGACATCTCCCTCAAGCTGGAAGCGGGCACCACGACCGCACTGCTGGGCCGTTCCGGCTCCGGCAAGACAACCTTGCTGCGCACCGTGAACGGCCTTGTGCTGCCGACGGGTGGCGGTGTGCGCGTGAGCGGTGAGGAGGTCGTTGCGGCAGATCTGATCAAGCTGCGGCGCGGCATCGGCTACGTCATCCAGGAAACCGGCCTGTATCCGCACATGAGCATCGAGCGTAACGTCGCATTGCCGCTGGAGCTTGCGGGAAAGACGCCTGGTGAACGCACGCAACGCGCGCACGCGCTGCTGCAGGATGTCGGCCTGGAACCCTCGCAGTTCGCCAGGCGCATGCCGTGGCAGTTGAGTGGAGGGCAGCGACAGCGAGCCGGTGTGGCGCGTGCGCTGGCGACCGATCCGTCGATCCTTCTTCTCGATGAGCCCTTTGGCGCGCTCGATCCGCTGACCCGCGCGGAGATGCAGACGATGCTACGCGACCTGCTGGCGCGGCTGGGTAAGACCGCCATTCTCGTGACGCATGACCTGCAGGAGGCGATCTTCCTGGCGCATCGCGTGATCTTTATTGACGCGGGCAATGTAGCCGCGGACATGGCTTCACATGAGGTTCTGCAGTCGGAACTTGAGAACGTGCGCGAGTATGTGCGGGCGGTGAATCGCTTTGAGGCAGCCGGATGA
- the gap gene encoding type I glyceraldehyde-3-phosphate dehydrogenase translates to MAVKVGINGFGRIGRNVFRTAIGNADIEIVAVNDLTSPATLAHLLKYDSILGNLKQEITSGDDFISFDGKKIKVFAERDPAKLPWAETGAQIVVESTGHFTDATKAKAHLGETVKKVIISAPATNEDLTVVLGVNDDKYDASKHNVISNASCTTNCLAPVVKVLNDTFGITSGIMTTIHSYTNDQVILDFPHKDLRRARAAAINMIPSSTGAAKALKLVIPEMDGKLDGFSMRVPTPNVSIVDLTFNTDKPISVATVNAALKSASEGALKGILGYTDEELVSSDFKGDGRSSIVDSKLTKVIGDKTGKILSWYDNEWGYSSRVKDLILFLVKKGL, encoded by the coding sequence ATGGCAGTAAAGGTAGGCATCAACGGATTCGGCCGTATCGGCCGCAATGTTTTCCGCACGGCAATCGGCAACGCCGACATTGAAATCGTAGCCGTCAATGATCTGACCAGCCCCGCGACGCTGGCGCACCTGCTGAAGTACGACTCCATCCTGGGCAATCTGAAGCAGGAGATCACCTCGGGCGATGACTTCATCTCGTTCGACGGCAAGAAGATCAAGGTCTTCGCCGAGCGCGATCCCGCGAAGCTGCCCTGGGCCGAGACCGGCGCCCAGATCGTCGTCGAATCCACCGGCCATTTCACCGACGCTACCAAGGCCAAAGCGCACTTGGGTGAGACCGTGAAGAAGGTCATCATCTCCGCGCCTGCCACCAACGAGGACCTGACGGTGGTCCTGGGCGTGAACGACGACAAGTACGACGCGTCGAAGCACAACGTCATCTCCAATGCCAGTTGCACCACCAACTGCCTGGCGCCCGTCGTCAAGGTGCTGAACGACACCTTCGGCATCACCAGCGGCATCATGACCACGATCCACAGCTACACCAATGATCAGGTCATCCTCGACTTCCCGCATAAGGACCTGCGCCGCGCCCGCGCCGCCGCGATCAACATGATCCCGTCGTCGACCGGTGCCGCCAAGGCCCTGAAGCTCGTCATCCCAGAGATGGACGGCAAGCTGGATGGCTTCTCCATGCGCGTCCCCACACCGAATGTTTCGATCGTCGATCTGACGTTCAACACGGACAAGCCGATCAGCGTGGCCACCGTAAATGCTGCACTCAAGTCCGCGAGCGAGGGCGCACTGAAGGGCATACTCGGCTACACCGACGAAGAACTGGTCAGCAGCGACTTCAAAGGTGACGGACGCTCTTCAATCGTCGACTCGAAGCTCACCAAGGTGATTGGCGATAAGACCGGCAAGATCCTCAGCTGGTACGACAACGAGTGGGGCTACAGCTCACGCGTGAAGGACCTGATCCTCTTCCTGGTGAAGAAGGGCCTGTAG
- the tpiA gene encoding triose-phosphate isomerase, translating to MRKKIIAANWKMYKTPMESLEFLNAFLPKVHDHEASEIVIFPTATSLSTVIDRVRGTHIQAGAQTMHWLNEGPYTGQTSPTMLTSIGATHVLLGHSERRLYANETYEHVSLKLKAAIAHSLTPVVCLGEMLVDRQGGFTKDTLMAQMGAALSNLPAASTKTLVIAYEPVWAIGTGSTASPEVANEVHAIIRAELARVFNLEVAEKTRILYGGSVKPENSAALLAQPDIDGLLIGGASLDPVSLAKIIHTHPK from the coding sequence ATGCGTAAGAAAATCATTGCGGCAAACTGGAAGATGTACAAGACTCCGATGGAGTCGCTCGAATTCCTGAATGCCTTTCTCCCGAAGGTTCATGACCACGAAGCGTCCGAAATCGTAATTTTTCCCACGGCCACATCGCTTTCAACGGTGATTGACCGTGTCCGCGGTACGCATATCCAGGCAGGCGCACAGACGATGCACTGGCTGAACGAAGGCCCGTACACCGGCCAGACTTCGCCCACCATGCTCACGAGCATCGGCGCGACGCATGTTTTGCTCGGTCACTCTGAGCGCCGGCTCTATGCGAATGAGACGTATGAGCATGTCAGCCTGAAGCTGAAGGCCGCCATCGCACATTCCCTGACGCCGGTCGTCTGCCTCGGCGAAATGCTGGTGGACCGCCAGGGCGGTTTCACAAAGGACACGCTGATGGCGCAGATGGGTGCCGCGCTGTCCAATCTCCCCGCGGCCAGCACCAAAACGCTTGTGATCGCTTATGAACCTGTCTGGGCCATCGGTACCGGGTCAACCGCCAGCCCCGAAGTAGCGAATGAGGTGCATGCCATCATCCGTGCCGAACTCGCGCGGGTCTTCAATCTGGAGGTCGCCGAGAAGACTCGGATCCTCTACGGCGGATCCGTGAAGCCCGAGAACAGTGCGGCACTTCTCGCGCAGCCCGACATTGACGGCCTACTTATCGGTGGTGCGAGCCTGGATCCGGTATCCCTTGCGAAGATCATCCACACCCACCCCAAGTAA
- a CDS encoding phosphoglycerate kinase produces the protein MATLSIRDLDLHGKRVFIRVDFNVPLSKDGGEILDDTRIRETLPTIEFALRAGAKVILAAHLGRPKGERVESMSLRPVVDRLRQLLDADLGESRNVAFSPDCVGEIAEELVSKLENGQALLLENLRFHKEEEKNDPAFAEQLAKLADVYVNDAFGAAHRAHASTEGITHFVKQSASGMLMDKELNYLGKALTTPDKPFVAIIGGAKVSDKIDVIDNLLNQVDAIIVGGGMAYTFLNAQGQKTGKSLLEADKIDVAAAALKKAEAKGVRFLLPVDHILADKFAPDATTSTFDGTEDFPADLMALDIGPKSVALFVKEIKDARTIVWNGPMGVFEMPAFAKGTMAVAHAVADNEFATSIIGGGDSVSAAVMAGVTDKITHISTGGGASLEFLEGKTLPGVAALTQK, from the coding sequence ATGGCAACGCTTTCAATCCGTGACCTCGATCTGCATGGCAAGCGCGTGTTCATCCGCGTCGACTTCAACGTTCCGCTCTCGAAGGATGGCGGTGAGATTCTCGACGACACCCGCATCCGCGAGACGCTGCCGACCATTGAGTTTGCGCTGCGCGCCGGCGCGAAGGTCATCCTCGCCGCACACCTGGGCCGTCCTAAGGGCGAACGCGTTGAGAGCATGAGCCTCCGTCCTGTCGTCGATCGTCTTCGCCAATTGCTGGACGCCGACCTGGGCGAATCGCGCAACGTCGCCTTCTCTCCCGATTGTGTCGGCGAGATCGCGGAAGAGCTTGTCTCTAAACTAGAGAATGGACAGGCACTGCTGCTGGAAAACCTTCGCTTCCACAAGGAAGAAGAGAAGAATGATCCAGCCTTTGCAGAGCAGCTCGCGAAGCTCGCTGACGTCTATGTGAACGATGCCTTCGGCGCAGCACACCGCGCGCACGCTTCCACCGAAGGCATCACGCACTTCGTCAAGCAGAGCGCCAGCGGCATGTTGATGGATAAGGAACTGAACTATCTCGGCAAGGCGCTCACCACGCCCGACAAGCCCTTCGTCGCCATCATCGGTGGCGCGAAGGTGTCGGACAAGATCGATGTCATCGACAACCTGCTGAACCAGGTAGACGCCATCATCGTTGGCGGCGGCATGGCTTACACCTTCCTGAACGCTCAGGGCCAGAAGACCGGTAAGAGCCTGCTGGAAGCCGACAAGATCGACGTCGCCGCAGCCGCGCTGAAAAAAGCCGAGGCGAAGGGCGTGCGCTTCCTTCTGCCCGTCGACCACATCCTCGCGGACAAGTTCGCACCCGACGCGACGACCAGCACCTTCGACGGCACAGAAGACTTCCCTGCAGACCTCATGGCACTCGACATCGGACCCAAGTCCGTTGCGCTGTTCGTCAAGGAGATCAAGGACGCGCGCACCATCGTGTGGAACGGTCCGATGGGTGTCTTCGAGATGCCTGCCTTCGCAAAGGGCACCATGGCTGTCGCACATGCTGTTGCGGACAATGAGTTCGCCACCAGCATCATCGGTGGAGGCGACAGTGTTTCTGCCGCTGTGATGGCCGGCGTGACGGATAAGATTACGCACATCAGCACTGGTGGGGGCGCTTCGCTCGAATTCCTGGAAGGCAAGACCTTGCCGGGTGTCGCGGCGCTCACGCAAAAGTAA
- a CDS encoding ATP-binding protein, with protein sequence MRRRSKRGPNNSEATGKIGQEIPQDQPAALQPTYPDAPAKAAPAAVAAEAAPAPAAESAAPGKIEVETQPESLGTLPVEPPSMPAGDKAQPRGYVVLAIGLPGSGKTTWYKRRGVTPLSSDMLRTILFDDITDQRYSGLVFSTLRSLLRARLIAKMPWNYVDATNLSAHERRQWIKMAKSFGYEAQAVYFDVPFAVCMERNSKRERRVADDVMQKMAERLRPPSFKEGFSKITVVRVKGLPGSTPAASESDAFNAPVPADIDEPNGSDGNDADSNDPNQDE encoded by the coding sequence ATGAGAAGACGCAGTAAGCGTGGCCCGAACAATAGCGAGGCCACCGGCAAGATTGGGCAGGAGATCCCCCAGGATCAGCCCGCAGCACTTCAACCCACCTACCCGGACGCACCGGCCAAGGCCGCTCCTGCGGCCGTAGCAGCGGAGGCCGCACCGGCTCCTGCAGCCGAAAGCGCGGCACCCGGCAAGATCGAGGTCGAGACTCAGCCCGAATCGCTGGGAACCCTGCCGGTCGAACCGCCTTCGATGCCTGCGGGCGATAAGGCGCAGCCGCGAGGCTATGTCGTGCTGGCCATTGGCCTGCCCGGCAGCGGTAAGACTACCTGGTACAAGCGTCGCGGCGTTACGCCGCTGAGCAGCGACATGTTGCGAACGATTTTGTTCGATGACATCACGGATCAACGCTACAGCGGACTCGTCTTCAGCACACTGCGCAGCCTGCTGCGTGCGCGTCTGATTGCGAAGATGCCGTGGAACTATGTGGATGCCACGAACCTGTCGGCACACGAGCGCCGTCAGTGGATCAAGATGGCCAAGAGCTTCGGCTATGAGGCTCAGGCGGTTTACTTCGACGTGCCGTTCGCCGTCTGTATGGAACGCAACAGCAAGCGCGAACGCCGCGTGGCGGACGACGTCATGCAGAAGATGGCAGAGCGTCTGCGTCCACCATCGTTCAAGGAAGGCTTTTCGAAGATCACCGTGGTCCGCGTAAAGGGACTGCCGGGCAGCACGCCGGCGGCTTCCGAATCCGATGCATTCAATGCGCCGGTTCCTGCGGACATCGATGAGCCGAACGGCTCGGACGGCAATGATGCCGACAGCAACGATCCAAACCAGGACGAGTAG
- a CDS encoding glycine betaine ABC transporter substrate-binding protein → MLKAAMMVVVTLMILPLTACDPPHGSRIVIGAKNFTEQVILGELLAQQIESTGEKVDRRFYLAGSYIAHQALVAGRIDAYVEYTGTALTSVLKQPLDHDPDRVLSTVRRIYADKYAVRVQPSLGFENTFAMVLRGADADRLHVRKLSDLSQAAPSLRLGVGYEFEERPDGLHGMDDTYGLRFDGTPRIMDLGLLYRALGSNQVDVISGNSTDGQITAMNLRVLADDRHYFPPYQAVPLVREDALRLHPRMQMALDRLTGRVSESEMQAMNHAVEGDHRDPADVVRDFRKSHGL, encoded by the coding sequence ATGCTCAAAGCGGCAATGATGGTCGTGGTGACGCTGATGATTCTGCCCCTCACCGCGTGCGATCCTCCCCATGGTTCGCGCATTGTCATCGGTGCCAAGAACTTTACGGAGCAGGTGATTCTTGGCGAACTCCTCGCGCAGCAGATCGAGTCGACTGGCGAGAAGGTTGACCGGCGGTTTTATCTGGCGGGCAGCTACATCGCGCACCAGGCACTGGTGGCTGGGCGCATCGATGCGTACGTCGAGTACACGGGCACCGCGCTGACCTCGGTTCTGAAGCAGCCACTGGACCACGATCCCGATCGCGTGCTTTCCACGGTGCGCCGCATCTACGCGGACAAGTATGCGGTGCGTGTGCAGCCGTCCCTAGGCTTCGAGAACACCTTCGCGATGGTGCTGCGAGGCGCGGATGCGGACCGTCTCCATGTGAGGAAGCTTAGCGATCTTTCACAGGCCGCGCCCTCGCTCCGGCTTGGCGTCGGGTATGAGTTCGAGGAGCGGCCGGATGGTCTGCACGGCATGGACGACACCTACGGGCTGCGCTTCGACGGGACGCCGCGCATCATGGACCTAGGACTGCTCTATCGGGCACTCGGATCGAACCAGGTGGACGTGATCTCTGGCAATTCGACTGATGGGCAGATCACCGCAATGAACTTGCGTGTGTTGGCGGATGACCGCCACTATTTCCCGCCGTACCAGGCGGTGCCGCTGGTCCGTGAGGACGCATTGCGTTTGCATCCGAGGATGCAGATGGCACTGGATCGGCTGACAGGCCGCGTGAGCGAAAGCGAGATGCAGGCGATGAACCATGCCGTTGAGGGGGACCACCGCGACCCCGCGGATGTGGTCCGTGATTTCCGAAAATCTCATGGCTTGTAG